The genomic DNA GCCGGGAGCCCTCGTGGAGCTGGTGGCCACGGATCCCGGCGTGGCGCGGGATCTGCCCGCGTGGTGCGAGGCCACCGGCCACCAACTCCTGAGCCTGGAGCGGCGCGACGCGCTCTGGGTGGCGTGGGTCCGCAAGGCGTGCGCGGGGGGTTGAGGGGCGGGGCGGGGCCATCCGCGAGGAGTGCGCCGAGCCGCCCCGGAG from Melittangium boletus DSM 14713 includes the following:
- a CDS encoding sulfurtransferase TusA family protein, whose translation is MQPDVRVDASGTWCPVPILEIAKAVRRLAPGALVELVATDPGVARDLPAWCEATGHQLLSLERRDALWVAWVRKACAGG